TGGCGGCCCCGCCAGCGGTAAAGCTCAGCAAGGCCGCGCCGGTGGCATTGCCGTCTTTGGAGCAGGAGCTGCAGGCGATCGTGAAGCTGCGTGAGGTGGGAGAGAGCAAGGCGGCTGATGAGAAGCTGCTGGCGCTGCATAAGCGCTTTCCGGAGGAGGATTTGCCGGAGAGGTTGGAGGCGTTGCGGAAGCGTTGAAGTGACAGCCACAAAAAAAGCCCCAGGTCTTTCGACCTGGGGCTTTTTTATTCATATCTGGTGCACCCGGCGGGATTCGAACCCACGACCCCTGCCTTCGGAGGGCAGTACTCTATCCAGCTGAGCTACGGATGCTTGTGCGGGCGACATCATACCCATGTCGACCAGATGCGTCCATTCCGGCGTTTTGGCTGCCACTGTTAGATCTTTCCGGTCAAAAAATGGCCGACTGCCAGCATTATTCACAACTCCCCGCGCTGTACGTCCCTTTGTTTGCTTTGCTCTTGTGGCTTTGAACCGCTTCCACGCCGCCATTCCCCCAGGTGAACGCATGCATTCCAAAGGAACCGTGATGCTCGATCTCCCGTTCAGACAGACCCTGCTTGCCCGCTCCGATTTGTTTCGAGGTATGCCGGAGCCCCTTTTGCGCTATGTCGCCACCCATATGGTGGAGCGCGTATTGGATGATCGTGAGCTGTTGTATTTCAAGGACGACACGCTCGAGTTCATTGCGTTGGTGGTGGAAGGCCGTATTTATTCGGTAGTGCATGGGCCGGACGGTCGGGAGCAGATCATCGGCAGTACGGGGGTGGGGCAGGTGGTGGGGGAGACGGCGTTGATCAAGGACCATGGTCGCGAGTCGTCGACCTTTGCCAGTGGCCCGACGCGTTTGTTGCAGTTGGGCAGCCGCCATTTTGCCGTGCTGTTCGAGGAGCCGGTGTTCCTGCGGCGTTTGCTGATGCTGATGATGGTGCGTTTGCTCCACGCCATCGAGTTGCTTGAGCTGGTGTGCCTGCATCGATTGGAGTCGCGTTTGGCGCGGTTTCTGTTGGCGAATATGAGCGATATCGACCTGGCGCTGGCCATGCCCAGTGTGTCGTTGCCCGCGAGCCAGGGGGTGTTGGCGTCGATGCTCAATACCAGCCGGCCCAAGCTCAATGTGCAGTTGCAACTGTGGCGCCGCACTGGCGTGATCAGCGGCAATCTGGAGCGCATGGTGATCAACGATCTGGAGCATTTGCGGCGCAAGGCGTTTGCTGTGAATTAATCGTTGCGGTGTTCCCCAGGTAACAGCGTGCCCCTGTCGAGCCCTCGCACACTGGCCCTTCATCAAGGATGCACAGGAGTGCTGGCGATGGGGATGACTATTGGGTTCAAGGGCTTTAGCGGCGCCGATGATCACTTGTTCGAAGCGAGTTGGCGCGCCGTGCATGGCGAGCTCAGGCGCCGCGCCTTGCGGCGGGCCAAGGGCAATCAGGATCAGGGCCAGGAGTGGCTGTCGGCCACGGCGATCAAGGCCCTTTTGTTTTTTCGGCGCTCGCCGGAGCGTATTCGCGACCCCCAGGGGTTTCTGTTTCTGGTGCTCGATCATGTGTTTCTCGACAGCGTGCGGCGTAGCAAGCGCGAGGGGCGGCTGTTCGATGATTCGGTGGATCTTGAGCACGATCACCTGGCCGCGCTTGCCGCGCCCTGCGCTTCGGTGCTGGAGCGGGTGGAATGCTATGAGCGCCTGGAACAGGTCAAGGCGCAGGTGGCGCGGTTGCCGATGTTGCAGCAGCGCTTGTTCGAGATGCGCTTTGTCGACGACCTGCCGTATCCGCAGATTGCCGCCGAGTTGCAGGTGAAGCTGCCGCTGGTGCGCAAGCGCGTGCAGCTGCTGCGCAGTGCCTTGCGCTGAGTGTGATTCACAGACCCTGGCGCGGAGCGTTCTAGTTGTATGAGCGCGTCCCGCCGCCACTATTCACGCCCAACCCTGGGTGAATGCCATCAAGGAGAGATGTATGACAGAGGTCAACAGTCAGATCACCGACGCGGTCACCCAAACCAACGTGAAGGTGGTGGCGGAAGCGCCGGCCCAGGCCATTGCGTCGCTGTACCAGGTGGCCAGCAGCGCGGCGGGCCTGTCGTTGCAGAACGCGGTCAACAGCCAGCAGGCGATGAACCAGATTTCCAATGCGGTCATCTCCAAGGCCGTGGCGCTGATCATGCAGATTGGCGAGAAGGGCTGAGGCCTGGGGAGAGCGATCATGTCGTGGTTCAGCAGAAAGAAACCCGCCGCCCCTCAAGCAACGCCCGCCGCCGACCCGCCTGCACCGGCGCCTGCCGCCCCGGCCCCGCGCTCGGTCATGGCGCGCATGAACGAGCATTGGCTCAATCAGGTGAGCGCGCCGTCGTCCGACAGCACGGCGGCCCTCAACAGCCAGATCGTGCAGGCGGTGCAGTTCACCAACTCGCAGAACTTCGCCTATGCCCCGGCGCAGATCGCGGTGCCGGCCGACATGATGATCAGCCAGGCGGCCGGGTTGGTGGCGCAGGCGGCGGCGGGGTACTTCGACGGGGTGAGCAAGATCGCCTTGGCGGCCCAGGCCGTGCTGCTCCAGCAAATGACCGAGAACATCGTCAATAACAACCTGCCGGGCGCCGCCGAAGACGCCTTGGGCGCCCTGGCCACCGACCTGCTGGTGGGCGCCGCTGCCGCGGTGGCCGCCGCCGCCGGGGCGATGGAAGCCGAGGCGGCCAGCGTGGCCATCGACAAGATCGACCAGAGCATCGCCAAGTACGCGAGCACCCTGGCCAACCGGGCCGCGCCAGCGGCCTGAACCGAGCACTGCGTTCCAGCGTTCTGCTGGAACGGTGCAACAGCAACTTGAAAACAACTTTTCTTGAGTGAGGAGCGACATCATGCAGCCTGGGGATATTATTTTTTCGGTAAAACAAGATGACGACAGCGCAACGCGGGCGTTCATCAAAGCCGGCCAACTGGTCAAGGCCAAGGTGTTCTCGCAGGACACGACCTACCTGAACGTGGTGCATCCGGCCATTGCGGTAAGCGACACACTGGTGATCGAAAGTGTCGGCAGCGGCCTGGCCCTGACCGACCTGAGCCTGGAAAAACCGCCACGCTCGGCGATGGTGTTTTCCTGTGCGGACATAGAGCTGGGCGAGGCGGCGACGGTGGCTGCCAAGCAGTTCTACTTCGACAAGATCGGTGGTGACATCCGTGGCCGCTACAGTGTGTGGAGCGCGATGATCTCGGCCTTCCGGCGCTGGACTTCCGATACCAGCCTGGTGACGCGGATCAATGAGTCCATCGACATCGGCAGCGGTTCCTTCTGTTCGCAGTTCGCGGCCAACTGCTATGAAGTGGGCAACCTCTACAACGAGGCCAATCTAGTGCCGCCACCACCTGCCATTTTCCCTCATCAGCCCAGCGCTATCACACCTGCGGAGTTGGCGACCTTCTGTGACTCCTCGCCTTACTTCTATTTCTCGGGCTTCTGGCAGGACAACGTTGAGGTGCGGCTTTAGCGGGGCTGTTGCCGTTAAGCCATTGCCGCAGGAGATTGAAATGCAGCCACCGGTGCTGTCCACCGTTGATCGCCAGCGACTGGAGTCGATGCTGCGCAACCCGCAGATCTTCGCCGGAACGCCCCAAGCCATCGTCGACGAAACCCTCAAGCGCGCCAGCCAGGTGCTTGAGCAATCGAAGGCCAACGAGCACGCGCTCAAGACCGCCGCCGAGCAGCGTGACGCGGCGCTACGCCAGGTGCTGGACGGCGCGGCTCCGGATCGGAACGCGCAACGCAAGGAAGTGCAGGCACTGCTCCAGGGCTTGATCACACAGATCGAAGCTGCGTTGAAACCCGCTGTAAAACCCTGAGCATCAGCGCTTCACAGCCTCCGTTTCGCAACGTTCATTCATGAACACGGAATGCACCGTGTACTAAATAAGGAAATTGATCATGGCATTTGTCAGCGAACAAATTACCGACGCAGTCACCCAGACCAACGTCAAAGTGGTGGCCGAATCGCCAGCGATGGCGATGAGCACCATCTACCAGTCGATGGCGCAGGCCACCGCGATTCTGTTCCAGAACGCGGTATCGGCCCAGCAGCAGCAAAACACCCTGGCCCAGGCGGCCACCAACCAGGGCGTGATGCAGATCTACAGCGTCGACACCACCGCAGGCGCCGCCGCTACCGAAAAAGTCGCCCAGGGCGGCGTGTCGGATAACCTCACCAGCCTGTTGACCGTGCTCAAGTCGTTCCAGTCTTAAGCACCGCGCCATAACGGATGTTGTTCTTTCGAAAACCAGGAGTTTCAACCATGAGCACAGTCAGCCCGCAAATCACCGATGCCGTCACCCAGACCAACGTCAAGGTCGTTGCCGAATCGCCAGCGATGGCCATGAGCACGATCTATCAATCCATGGGCCAGGCCACAGCGATCCTGTTCCAGAACTCGGTCTCGGCCCAGCAGCAGCAAAACACCCTGGCCCAGGCGGCCACCAACCAGGGCGTGATGCAGATCTACAGCGTCGACACCACCGCCGGCGCCGCCGCTACCGAAAAAGTCGCCCAGGGCGGAGTGGCCGACAACCTGACCAGCCTGTTGACCATCCTCAAATCCTTCCAGCCGTAAGCCGCAAGGCCCAGACACCCCCGGTGGCCGCAAGGCGCCGGGGGTGTTGTCGTTTGATCCGAAAATTGGGCCAAATGCGTCGTTTACGTTCTTTTTTTCGAACAGACTATTGCCCCTTCCCCCCATTGATCCTAGGATTCGTTTGAGATTTCAAACGCCCTGTCTCCGTGCGCGCTTTCTTGATCTTGCGCAGCGAGGCCGATTTCCCTGACGGCAGCCCCCCACAAGGCGCCTTTCAACAACTCTAATTCGCTCCGCGCGCGCGCGGTGCTGTTAAGGAAAGCCGACATGCAGCTTAAAGACACCCAGTTGTTCCGCCAGCAAGCCTTTATCGATGGCGCTTGGGTCGATGCGGACAATGGTCAAACCATCAAGGTCAACAACCCGGCCACGGGCGAAATTCTCGGCACCGTGCCAAAGATGGGCGCCGCCGAAACCCGCCGCGCCATCGAAGCCGCCGACAAGGCCCTGCCGGCCTGGCGTGCCCTCACCGCCAAGGAGCGCGCCAACAAGCTGCGCCGCTGGTTTGAGCTGCTGATCGAAAACCAGGACGACCTTGGCCGCCTGATGACCCTCGAACAAGGCAAGCCGCTGGCCGAAGCCAAGGGCGAAATCGTCTACGCCGCCTCCTTTATCGAGTGGTTCGCCGAAGAAGCCAAGCGCATCTACGGTGACGTGATCCCCGGCCACCAGCCCGACAAGCGCCTGATCGTGATCAAGCAGCCAATCGGCGTGACCGCGGCCATCACACCCTGGAACTTCCCTGCGGCGATGATCACCCGCAAAGCCGGCCCGGCCCTGGCCGCCGGTTGCACCATGGTGATCAAGCCCGCTTCGCAAACCCCGTTCTCGGCCCTGGCCCTGGTTGAGCTGGCACACCGCGCCGGTATCCCCAAAGGCGTGCTGAGCGTGGTCACCGGCAGCGCCGGCGACATCGGCGGCGAGCTGACCAGCAACCCGACTGTGCGTAAATTGTCCTTCACCGGCTCCACCGAAATCGGTCGCCAGTTGATGGCCGAATGCGCCAAGGACATCAAGAAGGTCTCCCTGGAGCTGGGCGGCAACGCGCCGTTCATCGTGTTCGACGACGCCGACCTGGATAAGGCCGTCGAAGGCGCGATCATCTCCAAGTACCGCAACAACGGCCAGACTTGCGTGTGCGCCAACCGCCTGTACATCCAGGACTCGGTGTACGACGCGTTTGCCGAAAAACTTAAAGTGGCCGTGACCAAACTGAAGATCGGCAACGGTCTGGAAGAGGGCACCACCACGGGCCCGCTGATCGATGAAAAAGCCGTGGCCAAGGTGCAGGAACACATCGCCGACGCCCTGAGCAAAGGCGCCAAGTTGCTGGCCGGTGGCAAGGTGATGGAAGGCAACTTCTTCGAGCCGACCATCCTCACTGACGTGCCGAAAAACGCCGCCGTGGCCAAGGAAGAAACCTTTGGCCCACTGGCGCCGCTGTTCCGCTTCAAAGACGAAGCCGAAGTGATCGCGATGGCCAACGACACCGAATTCGGCCTGGCGTCGTACTTCTATGCACGCGACCTGGGCCGTGTATTCCGCGTGGCCGAGGCGCTGGAATACGGCATGGTCGGCGTCAACACCGGGTTGATCTCCAACGAAGTGGCGCCGTTCGGCGGCATCAAGGCGTCGGGCCTGGGCCGTGAAGGGTCCAAGTACGGGATCGAGGATTACCTGGAAATCAAATACCTCTGCCTGGGCATCTGACCGGTAAGGGATTGCAGTAAACGCAGAGGGCACGAGAGCGCTGTCCCTTTGCGTGTTTCACACCGTTATTCGTAGTGGCCGGGAAAGCTGTGGCAGTCGATCATCGCATGCTGCCGTAGTTGCCTCCCCGCCACGTATTCCTTGAACAACGCCACCCGATGAGTGGCGAATGAGGACTTTATGAGCAAGACCAACGCATCCCTGATGAAACGCCGCGAAGCCGCTGTACCGCGCGGTGTTGGCCAGATTCACCCGATCTTCGCCGAATCGGCGAAGAACGCCACCGTGACCGACGTTGAAGGTCGCGAGTTCATCGACTTCGCCGGCGGTATCGCTGTGCTGAACACCGGCCACGTGCACCCGAAAATCATCGCCGCCGTGACCGAGCAGTTGAACAAGCTGACGCACACCTGCTTCCAGGTGCTGGCCTACGAGCCCTACGTCGAAGTCTGCGAAAAAGTCGCGGCCAAGGTGCCCGGTGATTTCGCCAAGAAAACCCTGCTGGTCACCACCGGTTCCGAAGCGGTGGAAAACGCCGTGAAAATCGCCCGCGCCGCCACGGGCCGTGCCGGCGTGATCGCCTTCACCGGTGCTTACCACGGCCGCACCATGATGACCCTGGGCCTGACCGGCAAAGTCGTGCCTTACTCGGCCGGCATGGGCCTGATGCCAGGCGGCGTGTTCCGTGCGCTATACCCGAACGAACTGCACGGTGTGAGCGATGACGACGCCATCGCCAGCATCGAGCGTATCTTCAAGAACGATGCCGAGCCGCGTGATATCGCTGCGATCATCATCGAGCCGGTGCAGGGTGAAGGCGGTTTCTACGTCGCGCCGAAAACCTTCATGAAGCGCCTGCGCGAACTGTGCGACAAGCACGGCATCCTGCTGATCGCCGACGAAGTGCAAACCGGTGCCGGCCGTACCGGGACCTTCTTCGCCATGGAACAGATGGGCGTTGCCGCCGACCTGACCACCTTCGCCAAATCCATCGCTGGCGGCTTCCCGCTGGCCGGTGTGTGCGGCAAGGCTGAATACATGGACGCCATCGCCCCAGGCGGCTTGGGCGGCACCTATGCCGGCAGCCCGATTGCCTGCGCTGCCGCCTTGGCGGTAATGGAAGTGTTCGAAGAAGAGCACCTGCTGGACCGCTGCAAGGCCGTCGGCGAGCGCCTGGTGACCGGCCTCAAGGCCATCCAGGCCAAATACCCGGTGATCGGCGAAGTGCGTGCCCTGGGCGCGATGATTGCCGTGGAGCTGTTCGAAGATGGCGACAGCCACAAGCCGAACGCCGCCGCTGTTGCCGCCGTGGTGGCCAAGGCGCGCGACAAGGGCCTGATCCTGCTGTCCTGCGGTACCTACGGCAACGTGTTGCGCGTACTTGTGCCGTTGACTTCCCCGGACGAGCAGTTGGATAAAGGTTTGGCAATCATTGAAGAGTGCTTCTCCGAGCTTTAAGCCCAGGGTTGTGTCGATAAAAAAACCCGCCTCGGCGGGTTTTTTTGTGCCGGGTGAATCACCTTCAGGCGTTGTTTGGCTTAATCAACGAGCACTACACCGATCAACGGCACGATCAACACCGTACTGATCGCCATAGCCAATACGTTGCCGATGTAGGGGTGCAGGTAGCCAGGCAGGCGCCCGGCAATCGCGCAGGCCAACGGCGGGGCGATCAGCGCGCCCAGTATTGCGCTGGCTACAATCACGGTCGGGTTGCCGCCATAGGTCAACACAGCCGCGGGCACCACCGACACCAGGGGCACATAGGTCGGGTACCAGCCACGCTCACGCCATTGCCGGCGCCACAGAATAATGCCGATGAGTGAGGTCAGCGCTTGGCCTGCAATCAGGTGTGGCAACCATCCAGACCCATAAGCGGGGCTCAGGGGATTCAATGCGTAGGCCAGCAACACCCCCGCGAGCAAACCCAGGCTGGCCCACTCATTGCCAAAGAACGGCGCTTCGGAAAAGTCCGCCAACACCCGACGTAACGTCCAGCGTATACCGTAGTCAGGTATTTTCTGGGCGGCGACGGGAGCGGTGCTGGCCTTGGTTTCAGCAGCACGGCTGACCAGCACCGGCAGTGCACGGCACAGTAAAAACGCCACCACGCTGCCTAACGCCATGCCCAATACGTTGCCAATCACCACCGGCAAACCCAGCGGAATGCACAGGTAGTTGACCAGCAACAGGCAGCTCGGCGTCACCAGAAGCGCGCCGAGCAAGGCGCCATTGAGCGTGACCTTCCATCCCCCGCCAAACAGCAGCACCATGGCCGCCGGCAGCGAAACAAAGGCGGCAAACGTGGGCTGCCAGGCGTCCGCCGTCAGGGTCCAGCCCCACATCGCGTTGCTCAGCAGCAGGCCGAGCAATGAACTGGTCACCAGCCACGGCCAGAGCCCCGTGCCGTAGGCGATGCTGAAGCCTTGCCAGGCTTGAGCGTAACGGCTGGTCCAGTAACCGAAAGCGCCACCGAGCAGCAGGCCGAGTGACGCGAACTCGTGTTTGTAGAAGGCTACTTCGCTGATATCGCCGACCACCCAACGCAACCACGCTGTCGGGCTGGGCAGGCTGGCCATCATGTCGTCGTAGCTTGGCCAGAGCTCCGGCGCCGAGGTGGAGTGAGCCACTGACAGTCCGGTGAGCGACACCGCCAGGGTGAGCGAGGCCAGGACCAGGATGACAAGGTGGCGAACAGATGAGTCTGATGACAGTTTTTTTGTCGGTAGGAAATCCATGGTCGCACCCCCCATCAGCGTGGCAGGCACGGGTGAAGGCGGTAACCGAGCATCCCGTCATACAGGTCGCTGCGACGATCCCGTTGCAGGTCATTGAGGCTGTTCCAGATCGGCGCGCTGCGGGCGCTGGAGAGGTCGATGTCGGCGTAAATAATCGCCTGCTCATTGGGTGAGGCGACCTTGCCGATAGGCCAGCCGTTGGTGCCGGCAATCAATGAACACCCAAGGTAGCGCGCGTCCTGTTCTTCGCCGATGCGGTTGGCGGCAGCAATGAACACGTTGTTGACGTGGGCAGCCGTCATGGTCAGGTACGAGGCCATGCATTTGCCGGCTTCGTCGAACAGCGGTGGCGGGGTCCACACCCAGTTATTCAGGCTGCAAATGATATCGGCGCCCTGCTGGGTCAGGATGCGTGGGACTTCGGGGAACCAGATGTCCCAGCAGATCAGTAGGCCTATGCGGCCTATGGGTGTTTCAAACACTGGGAATCCAAGGTTGCCAGGGCTGAACCAGAGCTTTTCCTTGTTCCAGAGGTGGGCTTTGCGGTATTTGCCAATCAGGCCGTCGGGGCCCAGCAGCACGGCGGTGTCGAACAGTTGCATGCCGTCACGTTCAGCCAGGCCTGCCACGAGATGCACCTGGTGAGACTGGGCGAAATCCATCCAGGCCCGTACGCTCGGACCGTCTGGAACGGGTTCGGCATGCAGATAGGCATCCTGGCGATTGTTGAATAGATAACCGGTGTTGGCCAACTCCGGCAGCACAATCAGATTGGCGCCATTGTTCACCGCTTGCAGGGCAAGGCTCAGGCTGGTTTCCAGGTTGGAGGGGCGATTGTGGGTGCCGACTTGCGGATCAAATTGCACAACGGCGACGCGTACGGGACTCGTGGACTCGTTCATGGTGCAGACCTCTTATTGTTATGAGCCCACCGGAATAGGTGGGCGTTTAATAGGAAGTCTTTTTTGTTTATGCGTCAGTAGGCTGTTTCCGCTTGAGTCGTAGGCAGCTGCTGTATTGACGGCTGCCCCTGGTACTGCGGGTACTCATCCAGGGTAAACCCCCCGTTGAACGCGGCTTGGGTGGTATTGCAAAGGTTGATCACGGCGTCGATGGCGCCGCGCAGGCACGGCTCGGTCCACCCTGAATCCACGGAAAACGATTCGCCGGCCAAATACAGACCGCAAATATGGGCATAGTCGCGGTTGTATTGCATCAAGCTGACAGCGTCGTAGTAAGTCCCCGCGCGATAGAGCTTGGCGCACCCTAGCGCGCTCTTGTCGGTCATCCAGCGTTGGACAATGGCGTTTTGTGTATCGATGTAGGGCGATATCGGCGCTTTGATATTGGCGCTGCGTAACAGGATGCGGTCCAGTTCCGTGACGCACTTGTTGACCAGTGTTTGGTCGTCAAAAGAGGCCAGTTTGGTCGCGTCATCCTCCCAGGTGTAACTGAGCAAGATGCAGTCATAGGGATAGGCGTCGTGGTAGCGATAGGTGTACACATCGTGGATAAAACTGTCGGTGACCATGATCTGGGGAATTTTTCTGTTGTTCGACAGGAAGCTTTTCTTGAGCGGCGCGTAGACCTTGCAGCTGGTTTCCCAGTGGGCGGTTTTGTAGGCATTGATGATGGAATACGGCAGCATGGCCTGGCTGAAATTTTCCAACTGAATGTGTGTTTCGATAATCCAGGACGGCAGGGTCATGATCACTGCATCGAAGTCTTCATGGCGTTCGGCTTTACCAGTAGGGCTGCTGGCGTGCCAGTCATAGGTCACGCGGGTTTGGCCGTTTTCAAGCTTGGTCAAGCGAGTCACT
Above is a genomic segment from Pseudomonas sp. R5-89-07 containing:
- a CDS encoding nitrilase family protein, which encodes MNESTSPVRVAVVQFDPQVGTHNRPSNLETSLSLALQAVNNGANLIVLPELANTGYLFNNRQDAYLHAEPVPDGPSVRAWMDFAQSHQVHLVAGLAERDGMQLFDTAVLLGPDGLIGKYRKAHLWNKEKLWFSPGNLGFPVFETPIGRIGLLICWDIWFPEVPRILTQQGADIICSLNNWVWTPPPLFDEAGKCMASYLTMTAAHVNNVFIAAANRIGEEQDARYLGCSLIAGTNGWPIGKVASPNEQAIIYADIDLSSARSAPIWNSLNDLQRDRRSDLYDGMLGYRLHPCLPR
- a CDS encoding RNA polymerase sigma factor, which translates into the protein MGMTIGFKGFSGADDHLFEASWRAVHGELRRRALRRAKGNQDQGQEWLSATAIKALLFFRRSPERIRDPQGFLFLVLDHVFLDSVRRSKREGRLFDDSVDLEHDHLAALAAPCASVLERVECYERLEQVKAQVARLPMLQQRLFEMRFVDDLPYPQIAAELQVKLPLVRKRVQLLRSALR
- a CDS encoding RebB family R body protein codes for the protein MAFVSEQITDAVTQTNVKVVAESPAMAMSTIYQSMAQATAILFQNAVSAQQQQNTLAQAATNQGVMQIYSVDTTAGAAATEKVAQGGVSDNLTSLLTVLKSFQS
- a CDS encoding RebB family R body protein, with protein sequence MTEVNSQITDAVTQTNVKVVAEAPAQAIASLYQVASSAAGLSLQNAVNSQQAMNQISNAVISKAVALIMQIGEKG
- a CDS encoding Crp/Fnr family transcriptional regulator; translation: MHSKGTVMLDLPFRQTLLARSDLFRGMPEPLLRYVATHMVERVLDDRELLYFKDDTLEFIALVVEGRIYSVVHGPDGREQIIGSTGVGQVVGETALIKDHGRESSTFASGPTRLLQLGSRHFAVLFEEPVFLRRLLMLMMVRLLHAIELLELVCLHRLESRLARFLLANMSDIDLALAMPSVSLPASQGVLASMLNTSRPKLNVQLQLWRRTGVISGNLERMVINDLEHLRRKAFAVN
- the gabT gene encoding 4-aminobutyrate--2-oxoglutarate transaminase, with the translated sequence MSKTNASLMKRREAAVPRGVGQIHPIFAESAKNATVTDVEGREFIDFAGGIAVLNTGHVHPKIIAAVTEQLNKLTHTCFQVLAYEPYVEVCEKVAAKVPGDFAKKTLLVTTGSEAVENAVKIARAATGRAGVIAFTGAYHGRTMMTLGLTGKVVPYSAGMGLMPGGVFRALYPNELHGVSDDDAIASIERIFKNDAEPRDIAAIIIEPVQGEGGFYVAPKTFMKRLRELCDKHGILLIADEVQTGAGRTGTFFAMEQMGVAADLTTFAKSIAGGFPLAGVCGKAEYMDAIAPGGLGGTYAGSPIACAAALAVMEVFEEEHLLDRCKAVGERLVTGLKAIQAKYPVIGEVRALGAMIAVELFEDGDSHKPNAAAVAAVVAKARDKGLILLSCGTYGNVLRVLVPLTSPDEQLDKGLAIIEECFSEL
- the gabD gene encoding NADP-dependent succinate-semialdehyde dehydrogenase, encoding MQLKDTQLFRQQAFIDGAWVDADNGQTIKVNNPATGEILGTVPKMGAAETRRAIEAADKALPAWRALTAKERANKLRRWFELLIENQDDLGRLMTLEQGKPLAEAKGEIVYAASFIEWFAEEAKRIYGDVIPGHQPDKRLIVIKQPIGVTAAITPWNFPAAMITRKAGPALAAGCTMVIKPASQTPFSALALVELAHRAGIPKGVLSVVTGSAGDIGGELTSNPTVRKLSFTGSTEIGRQLMAECAKDIKKVSLELGGNAPFIVFDDADLDKAVEGAIISKYRNNGQTCVCANRLYIQDSVYDAFAEKLKVAVTKLKIGNGLEEGTTTGPLIDEKAVAKVQEHIADALSKGAKLLAGGKVMEGNFFEPTILTDVPKNAAVAKEETFGPLAPLFRFKDEAEVIAMANDTEFGLASYFYARDLGRVFRVAEALEYGMVGVNTGLISNEVAPFGGIKASGLGREGSKYGIEDYLEIKYLCLGI
- a CDS encoding RebB family R body protein; its protein translation is MSTVSPQITDAVTQTNVKVVAESPAMAMSTIYQSMGQATAILFQNSVSAQQQQNTLAQAATNQGVMQIYSVDTTAGAAATEKVAQGGVADNLTSLLTILKSFQP